CACCTCATCGAGCGCGTCGACACGCTGCTCATCGGAGGCGGCATGCTCTTCACCTTCCTCGCAGCCCAGGGCCACGCCGTCGCGGCGAGCCTGCTCGAGCAGGATCAGCTCGACACCGTGCGGGGCTACCTCGCCGATGCCGAGAAGCGCGGCGTGCGCATCGTGCTGCCGACCGACGTGGTCGTCGCAGAGACCTTCTCGGCCGACGCCGCCCACGAGATCGTCCCCGCCGACGCGATCGAGTCGTCGAGCTTCGGCGACGCGGGCATCGGACTCGACATCGGCCCCGACTCGGCGACCGCGTTCGCCGACGTGATCGCCTCATCTGCGACGGTCTTCTGGAACGGCCCCATGGGCGTCTTCGAGATGGAGGCCTTCGCCGCCGGCACGCGCGCCGTCGCGAAGGCCCTCACCGAGACCGAGGGCTTCACCGTCGTCGGCGGCGGCGACTCCGCTGCCGCCGTGCGCGCGCTCGGGTTCTCCGACGATCAATTCGGCCACATCTCGACGGGCGGCGGGGCGAGCCTCGAGTTCCTCGAGGGCAAGCAGCTCCCAGGACTGGAGGTCCTCGCATGACCCAGAAAGCGCAGCGCACCCCGCTGATCGCCGGCAACTGGAAGATGAATCTCGACCATCTGCAGGCCATCGCCCTCGTGCAGAAGCTCTCGTGGGGCCTCAAGGACGTCAAGCACGACTACAGCGAGACCGAGGTGGCGGTCTTCCCGCCGTTCACCGACCTGCGATCGGTGCAGACGCTGCTGGCCGCCGACAAGCTGTCGCTCGTGCTCGGCGCGCAAGACGTGTCGCCGCACGAATCGGGCGCCTACACGGGCGACGTCTCCGCCCAGATGCTCGCGAAGCTCGACGTGCACTACCTGCTCGTCGGCCACTCCGAGCGCCGTCAGGGCCACGGCGAGAGCGACGAACTCGTGGGGCAGAAGGCCCTCGCAGCGCACCGAGCCGGAATGGTGCCGATGATCTGCGTCGGCGAGACCGCGGAAGACCTCGAGCAGCACGGCGCCGCGGCGATCCCGCTCGCCCAGCTCGCGGCCGCGCTCGCGCCGCTGCCGCAGGACGCCGAGTTCGTGATCGCCTACGAGCCCGTCTGGGCCATCGGCAGCGGCCAGGCGGCCACCCCCGAGCAGGCTCAGGAGGTCGCCAAGGCGATCCGGGAGTCGCTGCGCGAACTGCGCGGAGACGAACGCGCCGATGCCACCCGCGTGCTCTACGGCGGCTCGGTATCGAGCCAGAACGTGGCCGGCTTCCTGCGTCAGCCGGATGTCGACGGCGCCCTCGTCGGCGGAGCCAGCCTGAAGTCGGACGAGTTCACCCGCATCATCCAGTTCAAGAAGCACGTCACCGGTGCGTGAGCCGGGGCGCCGCAATCGGCGCCCAGCTCGCGAGCGGTATACTAGACCTCGGCCTACCGCGCCCTCGACCCCTGAAAGGTGAACTGCGTG
The genomic region above belongs to Leucobacter muris and contains:
- the tpiA gene encoding triose-phosphate isomerase, translating into MTQKAQRTPLIAGNWKMNLDHLQAIALVQKLSWGLKDVKHDYSETEVAVFPPFTDLRSVQTLLAADKLSLVLGAQDVSPHESGAYTGDVSAQMLAKLDVHYLLVGHSERRQGHGESDELVGQKALAAHRAGMVPMICVGETAEDLEQHGAAAIPLAQLAAALAPLPQDAEFVIAYEPVWAIGSGQAATPEQAQEVAKAIRESLRELRGDERADATRVLYGGSVSSQNVAGFLRQPDVDGALVGGASLKSDEFTRIIQFKKHVTGA